Within the Arachis duranensis cultivar V14167 chromosome 10, aradu.V14167.gnm2.J7QH, whole genome shotgun sequence genome, the region NNNNNNNNNNNNNNNNNNNNNNNNNNNNNNNNNNNNNNNNNNNNNNNNNNNNNNNNNNNNNNNNNNNNNNNNNNNNNNNNNNNNNNNNNNNNNNNNNNNNNNNNNNNNNNNNNNNNNNNNNNNNNNNNNNNNNNNNNNNNNNNNNNNNNNNNNNNNNNNNNNNNNNNNNNNNNNNNNNNNNNNNNNNNNNNNNNNNNNNNNNNNNNNNNNNNNNNNNNNNNNNNNNNNNNNNNNNNNNNNNNNNNNNNNNNNNNNNNNNNNNNNNNNNNNNNNNNNNNNNNNNNNNNNNNNNNNNNNNNNNNNNNNNNNNNNNNNNNNNNNNNNNNNNNNNNNNNNNNNNNNNNNNNNNNNNNNNNNNNNNNNNNNNNNNNNNNNNNNNNNNNNNNNNNNNNNNNNNNNNNNNNNNNNNNNNNNNNNNNNNNNNNNNNNNNNNNNNNNNNNNNNNNNNNNNNNNNNNNNNNNNNNNNNNNNNNNNNNNNNNNNNNNNNNNNNNNNNNNNNNNNNNNNNNNNNNNNNNNNNNNNNNNNNNNNNNNNNNNNNNNNNNNNNNNNNNNNNNNNNNNNNNNNNNNNNNNNNNNNNNNNNNNNNNNNNNNNNNNNNNNNNNNNNNNNNNNNNNNNNNNNNNNNNNNNNNNNNNNNNNNNNNNNNNNNNNNNNNNNNNNNNNNNNNNNNNNNNNNNNNNNNNNNNNNNNNNNNNNNNNNNNNNNNNNNNNNNNNNNNNNNNNNNNNNNNNNNNNNNNNNNNNNNNNNNNNNNNNNNNNNNNNNNNNNNNNNNNNNNNNNNNNNNNNNNNNNNNNNNNNNNNNNNNNNNNNNNNNNNNNNNNNNNNNNNNNNNNNNNNNNNNNNNNNNNNNNNNNNNNNNNNNNNNNNNNNNNNNNNNNNNNNNNNNNNNNNNNNNNNNNNNNNNNNNNNNNNNNNNNNNNNNNNNNNNNNNNNNNNNNNNNNNNNNNNNNNNNNNNNNNNNNNNNNNNNNNNNNNNNNNNNNNNNNNNNNNNNNNNNNNNNNNNNNNNNNNNNNNNNNNNNNNNNNNNNNNNNNNNNNNNNNNNNNNNNNNNNNNNNNNNNNNNNNNNNNNNNNNNNNNNNNNNNNNNNNNNNNNNNNNNNNNNNNNNNNNNNNNNNNNNNNNNNNNNNNNNNNNNNNNNNNNNNNNNNNNNNNNNNNNNNNNNNNNNNNNNNNNNNNNNNNNNNNNNNNNNNNNNNNNNNNNNNNNNNNNNNNNNNNNNNNNNNNNNNNNNNNNNNNNNNNNNNNNNNNNNNNNNNNNNNNNNNNNNNNNNNNNNNNNNNNNNNNNNNNNNNNNNNNNNNNNNNNNNNNNNNNNNNNNNNNNNNNNNNNNNNNNNNNNNNNNNNNNNNNNNNNNNNNNNNNNNNNNNNNNNNNNNNNNNNNNNNNNNNNNNNNNNNNNNNNNNNNNNNNNNNNNNNNNNNNNNNNNNNNNNNNNNNNNNNNNNNNNNNNNNNNNNNNNNNNNNNNNNNNNNNNNNNNNNNNNNNNNNNNNNNNNNNNNNNNNNNNNNNNNNNNNNNNNNNNNNNNNNNNNNNNNNNNNNNNNNNNNNNNNNNNNNNNNNNNNNNNNNNNNNNNNNNNNNNNNNNNNNNNNNNNNNNNNNNNNNNNNNNNNNNNNNNNNNNNNNNNNNNNNNNNNNNNNNNNNNNNNNNNNNNNNNNNNNNNNNNNNNNNNNNNNNNNNNNNNNNNNNNNNNNNNNNNNNNNNNNNNNNNNNNNNNNNNNNNNNNNNNNNNNNNNNNNNNNNNNNNNNNNNNNNNNNNNNNNNNNNNNNNNNNNNNNNNNNNNNNNNNNNNNNNNNNNNNNNNNNNNNNNNNNNNNNNNNNNNNNNNNNNNNNNNNNNNNNNNNNNNNNNNNNNNNNNNNNNNNNNNNNNNNNNNNNNNNNNNNNNNNNNNNNNNNNNNNNNNNNNNNNNNNNNNNNNNNNNNNNNNNNNNNNNNNNNNNNNNNNNNNNNNNNNNNNNNNNNNNNNNNNNNNNNNNNNNNNNNNNNNNNNNNNNNNNNNNNNNNNNNNNNNNNNNNNNNNNNNNNNNNNNNNNNNNNNNNNNNNNNNNNNNNNNNNNNNNNNNNNNNNNNNNNNNNNNNNNNNNNNNNNNNNNNNNNNNNNNNNNNNNNNNNNNNNNNNNNNNNNNNNNNNNNNNNNNNNNNNNNNNNNNNNNNNNNNNNNNNNNNNNNNNNNNNNNNNNNNNNNNNNNNNNNNNNNNNNNNNNNNNNNNNNNNNNNNNNNNNNNNNNNNNNNNNNNNNNNNNNNNNNNNNNNNNNNNNNNNNNNNNNNNNNNNNNNNNNNNNNNNNNNNNNNNNNNNNNNNNNNNNNNNNNNNNNNNNNNNNNNNNNNNNNNNNNNNNNNNNNNNNNNNNNNNNNNNNNNNNNNNNNNNNNNNNNNNNNNNNNNNNNNNNNNNNNNNNNNNNNNNNNNNNNNNNNNNNgctgaatttttgcaaatctgtgacactgtcaagactaatagggttgaccctgaggtctacagactaatgctattcccttttgctgtaagagacagagctagaacatggttggactctcaacctaaagaaagccttgactcttgggaaaagctagtcaatgccttcttggcaaagttctttccacctcaaaaattgagtaagcttagagtggaagtccaaaccttcagacagaaggaaggagaatccctctatgaagcttgggaaagatacaaacaattaatcagaaagtgtccctctgacatgctttctgaatggagcatcaaaggtattttctatgatggtctctctgaactgtccaagatgtctttggatagctctgctggaggctcTCTTCATTTGAAGAANNNNNNNNNNNNNNNNNNNNNNNNNNNNNNNNNNNNNNNNNNNNNNNNNNNNNNNNNNNNNNNNNNNNNNNNNNNNNNNNNNNNNNNNNNNNNNNNNNNNNNNNNNNNNNNNNNNNNNNNNNNNNNNNNNNNNNNNNNNNNNNNNNNNNNNNNNNNNNNNNNNNNNNNNNNNNNNNNNNNNNNNNNNNNNNNNNNNNNNNNNNNNNNNNNNNNNNNNNNNNNNNNNNNNNNNNNNNNNNNNNNNNNNNNNNNNNNNNNNNNNNNNNNNNNNNNNNNNNNNNNNNNNNNNNNNNNNNNNNNNNNNNNNNNNNNNNNNNNNNNNNgaagaaaatccaaaaggagagtgcaaggccatcaacatggccgaattctgggatgaagaagaggcagtgaacgccactgaggaagacctcactgggcgtccactgacctccaatgagttccccaatgaggaaccatgggaatctgcggctcaaaatgagaccatagagattccattggacttacttctgccattcatgagttctgatgagtattcttcctctgaagaggatgagtatgtcattgaagagcaagttgctaaataccttggagcaatcatgaagctaaatgacaagttatttggaaatgagacttgggaggatgaaccccctttgctcaccaaagaactaaatgacttgtctaggcagaaactgcctcaaaagagacaggaccctgggaagttttcaataccttgtaccataggcaccatgaccttcaagaaggccttgtgtgacctagggtcaagtgtaaacctcatgcccctctctgtaatggagaaattagggatctttgaggtgcaagctgcaaaaatctcactagagatggcagataactcaagaaaacaagcctatggacttgtggaggatgttctggttaaagttgaagaccattacatccctactgatttcatagtcctagagactgggaagtgcatggatgaatccatcatccttggcagacccttcctagccacagcaaaggctgtaaTTGATGTTTATAGaagagagttgatcattcaagtgaatgaagaatccttggtgtttaaggcccaaggatatccctctatcatcatggagaggaagcatgaagagcatctctcaaaacagagccaaacagagcccccacagtcaaacctaagtttggtgttgggaggccacagccaaactctaagtttggtgttNNNNNNNNNNNNNNNNNNNNNNNNNNNNNNNNNNNNNNNNNNNNNNNNNNNNNNNNNNNNNNNNNNNNNNNNNNNNNNNNNNNNNNNNNNNNNNNNNNNNNNNNNNNNNNNNNNNNNNNNNNNNNNNNNNNNNNNNNNNNNNNNNNNNNNNNNNNNNNNNNNNNNNNNNNNNNNNNNNNNNNNNNNNNNNNNNNNNNNNNNNNNNNNNNNNNNNNNNNNNNNNNNNNNNNNNNNNNNNNNNNNNNNNNNNNNNNNNNNNNNNNNNNNNNNNNNNNNNNNNNNNNNNNNNNNNNNNNNNNNNNNNNNNNNNNNNNNNNNNNNNNNNNNNNNNNNNNNNNNNNNNNNNNNNNNNNNNNNNNNNNNNNNNNNNNNNNNNNNNNNNNNNNNNNNNNNNNNNNNNNNNNNNNNNNNNNNNNNNNNNNNNNNNNNNNNNNNNNNNNNNNNNNNNNNNNNNNNNNNNNNNNNNNNNNNNNNNNNNNNNNNNNNNNNNNNNNNNNNNNNNNNNNNNNNNNNNNNNNNNNNNNNNNNNNNNNNNNNNNNNNNNNNNNNNNNNNNNNNNNNNNNNNNNNNNNNNNNNNNNNNNNNNNNNNNNNNNNNNNNNNNNNNNNNNNNNNNNNNNNNNNNNNNNNNNNNNNNNNNNNNNNNNNNNNNNNNNNNNNNNNNNNNNNNNNNNNNNNNNNNNNNNNNNNNNNNNNNNNNNNNNNNNNNNNNNNNNNNNNNNNNNNNNNNNNNNNNNNNNNNNNNNNNNNNNNNNNNNNNNNNNNNNNNNNNNNNNNNNNNNNNNNNNNNNNNNNNNNNNNNNNNNNNNNNNNNNNNNNNNNNNNNNNNNNNNNNNNNNNNNNNNNNNNNNNNNNNNNNNNNNNNNNNNNNNNNNNNNNNNNNNNNNNNNNNNNNNNNNNNNNNNNNNNNNNNNNNNNNNNNNNNNNNNNNNNNNNNNNNNNNNNNNNNNNNNNNNNNNNNNNNNNNNNNNNNNNNNNNNNNNNNNNNNNNNNNNNNNNNNNNNNNNNNNNNNNNNNNNNNNNNNNNNNNNNNNNNNNNNNNNNNNNNNNNNNNNNNNNNNNNNNNNNNNNNNNNNNNNNNNNNNNNNNNNNNNNNNNNNNNNNNNNNNNNNNNNNNNNNNNNNNNNNNNNNNNNNNNNNNNNNNNNNNNNNNNNNNNNNNNNNNNNNNNNNNNNNNNNNNNNNNNNNNNNNNNNNNNNNNNNNNNNNNNNNNNNNNNNNNNNNNNNNNNNNNNNNNNNNNNNNNNNNNNNNNNNNNNNNNNNNNNNNNNNNNaacctctagaaagaggaaagggaaggcaaaagcttccacctccgagtcatgggagatagaaagattcatctcaagggtgcatcaacaccacttctatgaagttgtggccttgaagaaggtgatccccgaggtccctttttcactcaaaaagggtaaatatccggagatccgacatgagatccgaagaagaggttgggaagttcctaccaaccccattcaacaagtcagaatcttgatggttcaagagttctatgccaatgcatggatcaccaagaaccatgaccaagNNNNNNNNNNNNNNNNNNNNNNNNNNNNNNNNNNNNNNNNNNNNNNNNNNNNNNNNNNNNNNNNNNNNNNNNNNNNNNNNNNNNNNNNNNNNNNNNNNNNCTCCTTTTCACCTCGGTTTCGGCTGTGGTTCAGCTCTCTAATAATTTCAGGTGTAATCTGTAGCAAGGGAAAGTAAATTATAAGCAGAAACCAAAAGCGCAGGGAAAGCAGCCCAATCAGGGTTACAGAACTCACTAATCTGTGCTTTTGCTTTTCAAGTAGAATCCTTAAGTTATCCTTGTCTTCCTTTAGCAGCTCATTTTTGTACCTGAAAGAGACATCGATGTAGAATATTAGATTAGAAGGCCTGCTGGACAGAGTAGATTATTAAGGCATAGACAACAAATTAGTGTGTGAGCACATGGGAAGCATACAAGGCAACAAATTGATGGACATCAAGACTCTAAGAACATTTAATAACACAAAAAAGTATTTTCTAAAACATTAACCAAGTGGGAAGAAACATTGATATCAAATAATCAAGGAAAATGACAAATCACTTACCTCTGCACAAATGCAAGAAGTGACTGGTGCCATATAACAGGCATTATTCTAATGTCGTCAAGAAATCTCATAAAGTGAGCCACTGCTGCATCAACAACCCGATATGGCAAGGCatatttcttctccaataaaATCTTTATGAAATAGCTGCAATGATTACCACAATTAATTGCCATGACATATTAAGGAAGAAATGCTATTTTGATCAGACGATTTATAGTGCTATATCATTTAAGACATGAACAGAGCACATAATTAAATCGGAATGCATTAAGGCTGACCCACATATTTTGAATCCAATGTTTTGGGAGAAGAGCATTGGTTCACTAGGCCCTATTATGGAGAATCCAATTAATCCAACTCAATCTGTAGAGGTCCCAAAGGAGGGGTGGCTCTGTCCCTCCCAACAAGAACTTCACTCCATTTCCAATATTCGAACCTCCTACTCCTAGTTATAACCCCAAACTTTGATGTTACATGTAACATTTTCTAgtgaattatattatattatttattaattattaatattatatcaattcattaattattaaagactacctttatttcatttttttaatataacaattCACAATTGATGTTATTGTCGTTATGTATGCATCTTATGAACATGTATATGGGCATAGGAGAAAGAGCAAGAGATAAAACCTTTTGGAAATCTATGCATATATATCTAAACAAATTATGCTCTATCTGAGATAGAACAAGGCATCTAGTATCTATTTAGTGTAAAGCACATAGTCTTCAGAGGACTTTCACTCAAACATGTTGAGACTAGAAAGATATAACCCACTTACCCACTGATGtaatttttttcatgtttttttttttcttttatttgggtggatctattttcctttctttctttctatttgctCTTTTATGTCTTAATAAAATCTTTTgtcatcaaaataaataaatggttACAAAAGTAAATACCTTGTGGTGCCACAATATTCCATCCTTAGCAGCCTCAATAGCACAGCACTGTAAATAGATTGAGAGTTTTAGGTGAGTCTTGcattcaaacaaatcaatttaTACTCATTCAAACTTCTGGCATATTCTACATGAAAATTTTTGCACCAGGTATCCAATATTAACAGTAAATTCTCAAACTTTGACTAGCAGCAAACGCAAGGCTATCCTGCCACTATAATATTGTATAACAAGATCGATTTCCTTTTGTTGTTACCGCTCAAAGCTGACATCAAACTGTTttgcaataataatatttatgtcAACCCACATCATGGTTTAAATTTGGGCAATGTCCACCATGCATCTTGCTAAGGTGCATCATGCCTTGAAGAGCACATATACACAAACCAATTATTGAACATTATAAACTTCTCCCTAAAACTTCACCCCTCATTCCACTACTGATTTTTGAATAATGGCCAACACCGCTAAATAGCACCACCACTCTTTTAATTAGATGCCTCTGGAAATCCAAACATCCATCAAACAATCAACAGCATCGAATATCAAAGGGAATGTAAATAATTACACTATTCTTTCTCCAATAATGCTATTTTCCTCCAACTAAAGTCCAAGAAACCAACTAAAAAAAACCACTATACAACAAATTTTAGTGAACTATAAAAACTTCACAAGGAATAATTGACAAAGTTCACATACCTAGAATGGAATGAAGGAATAGAAACCTTTTCCATGACACTTCCAATAATGACTGCTTCCCTAACCGTGCATGTGCAAGACTGTAGGAGAAAAATGTAAATTTTCACAAGAAAAATGAATTAACATATTGAGTTGTAGATTGCATTGGTAGTATAGTTCATGCAAACTTGTATTATGAATCTTATTTGACTCCAATAACTAAATAACAAATTATGATCATTAACAAACGTAAATGTTTTTGTTCATTATATAAAACCTAAATGTTTTTTGTTCATTATATAGAACTTACACCCAAATTAATCCTGATATAAATTGCTCTTTTAAACTGCttgaaatttagaaataaaaaagtctTCAAATGTGCCAAAAGCTTAAAGAATATTACTATATGTTCAAATCAATTTTGCATTGCATATCACAAAAAGGTCAATGCAATGCAAAGTATAAATAACTGCATACCTCACACAGTGGTAACAAAATTCCCTTAAAGAATGCACCAGGTTTGTAAAATGCCTTTTTGAGAGTATGATATACACTTTCATGCAGCTTTCTATTTTTCCTTATATCTTCTCTCACTCTTGGCAGCAAGACAAGTTTGTAGAACCGTTCTGCCTTTTTCGCATTTAAATTAGAAGCAAAAATCCTAGTTACTTGATAGAAAGCATGTGGTGACCAATTCTCAGGTTCGGTCAGATACAATATCTCCTCCCATTGTGGCATGGAAGGGATGGGTTTGATTGCCTTGGGTATTTTTCCAGACGTATATGTGCTAAGTATTGTCCCCACTCTGCAAAGAGAAAATTAGACAAAATCAGTTGGGCATGATATCAAAAGCACAAAACAAGGAGCTAACAATCTCAATACAAAGGAAGTTGTCCATTTGAACTCTATATCAACATAGAAAATTGAATTGGATTCGCAATTACCCCTTGTATAAGTCAATTACGGACTGGTCCAATTTAGTTACCGATTGATTTTCTGGACAAAGaacaaaatcataaataatgtGAAAGAATAAAAATCAAACCTCAAAAGAAAAGGAGATAACAAAAGTCAAAAAGGAAAAGTGGATGAATTTTAATGATACCCAAAGCAACAGAACCATCCTTTTCTTTTATCCTTTCAACAATGAGATCCGCAAGTGTTTTCTGCTGACCCGGCTGCTTTGACAAGAAAGTATCTATTATTCTCTCGTCCTCCTCATTAATATTCTCCTGAATTTCAATATTGTGAACAAGGAACAATCAAACACACTGTTAGGGCACACTCAACACAGGCTGGATACTCCTAAATTCCTAATTTAGTCCAAAATATAGTTCACCAATATAAATAGGCATATAACAATTTGCACTTCAAGATGCAGGGCATTCAAAGTTCCTAATTTCTCAAAAGTGCTACAAATGAGGAATTTGCATCAATGAGAGCGTCCACTCACTTCATATCCAGCAAAGTGGCTCTGCGTCTCATCAAATCCTTCAAAGTTATCGATATCGCCATCCTCATCTTCAATGACCACGGGTGGATCTTCAATTCTATGGAACGAACTCTTGGCATTctgctcctcctcctcctcctcatcaacCTCCTTCTGCTGAATCAAAGCTTCCTTCATGATCTTTGAGGTGATGTTCGAAGCAATCAACTTGGCTTCCTTCTGGTGCTGTTTGGGAGCTTTCGTTCGCTTTTTCGACTTCACAGACTCAGTGCCATCAGGGACAAACGGCTCCGGATTGTGAATCCTTTCCTTCCTCTTACCCATTGATGAAGCCTCTTCTTATCCACCAAAACTGAAAACTATTGGTTTTTCTTTCTGCAAGAAGCAATGGGAAAGAAAAAAGTGGTTATAAATCTTGACAAAGTGATTAACAATGTTGAGGCATATCAGCATATGGTCATTAGTTCAACCAGTGGATGATACAATAATTaggaaaatacaaaattttacataaaaaatgcattaaaactcaaactaattGTCACTAAGACATTTTTTCCTATGATCAATGAAAAAGCAATGTGCATGCATAAGGAAACACAAATAAATCCATAACAAACAGCAACGATATTCCTATTTGTTTAAGAGCTTCCCCCGAACAGCAACAATGGTGataatttttttcctcttctaATACTGATTTATATTATTGTATCTTGCAGCTAAACTGTTGGATTGTTGAATGTTTCAGTCAAAGAGGACgcaatctcaaaatcttttggCTTCTAAGCTTAGATGAacaaactcaaataaattggATAAGAAGGTTTTGCAAAATCAGTTAAATGGAAACACAAACGGCAAGGGATAATAAAcaatatttacataaaaattaacaagGTCAGAAGAATCATTGTCCTGGAAATGAATATTTTTAGTGAATAACATTAAATTTCTTGAATCAATGGTCAATAGGAGAGTTCTTagtttaaacaaatttaaaaaaaaaaacttcaataatttttaatttgaaataaatgtAATTAAATCTTAcatttagtattaaaaaaaatcttttgattTCCTGACGCACGTAGGAGGGGCTGGAGGGAAAACGGAGGAGCAGACGTTGTCGGAGGAAGAGCAGACGCGTGCTGGGCTGCTGGGGCGACGATGGTGCTAGAGGCGCAGACGGCGTGCTGGTGAGTGGCACTGGCGACGGAGCTCGAGGAGGCGGAGA harbors:
- the LOC107472173 gene encoding bystin (The sequence of the model RefSeq protein was modified relative to this genomic sequence to represent the inferred CDS: added 99 bases not found in genome assembly) — protein: MGKRKERIHNPEPFVPDGTESVKSKKRTKAPKQHQKEAKLIASNITSKIMKEALIQQKEVDEEEEEEQNAKSSFHRIEDPPVVIEDEDGDIDNFEGFDETQSHFAGYEENINEEDERIIDTFLSKQPGQQKTLADLIVERIKEKDGSVALENQSVTKLDQSVIDLYKGVGTILSTYTSGKIPKAIKPIPSMPQWEEILYLTEPENWSPHAFYQVTRIFASNLNAKKAERFYKLVLLPRVREDIRKNRKLHESVYHTLKKAFYKPGAFFKGILLPLCESCTCTVREAVIIGSVMEKVSIPSFHSSAVLLRLLRMEYCGTTSYFIKILLEKKYALPYRVVDAAVAHFMRFLDDIRIMPVIWHQSLLAFVQRYKNELLKEDKDNLRILLEKQKHRLITPEIIRELNHSRNRGEKEEDVMSISSPMSVIIKPIQEDRFDIPEVPMEED